A genomic segment from Aegilops tauschii subsp. strangulata cultivar AL8/78 chromosome 1, Aet v6.0, whole genome shotgun sequence encodes:
- the LOC109770695 gene encoding laccase-19-like — protein MNQTHLCNTTKIYVVNGQLPGPTIHVTDGDTVVVHVVNRLPHGLTIHWHGVRQIRSCWSDGAGFVTECPIPPGGKHMYRFNVTGQVGTLWWHAHVTCLRATVAGAFIIRPKGGRYPFPTPAKDVPIIIGEWWQLDLVELDKRMHDGNFADNPLSATINGKLGDLKNCSGKPEESFVLDVVRGETYLLRIVNTALFSEYYFKVAGHTFTVVGADGYYLTPYKTDMVTVAPGEAIDVLMAADAPPAHYHMVALANQPPEPDPQIPGFDSRGLVRYAGSSHNNNGLPVSTPLMPSQHNTMPSYYFHNNLTGLAHPDRHRVPMDVEERLYFTLGLGSICRNGTKTCQRRRSRETIVVATMNNVSFRHPTNTSLLERYYDGRTSGLYTEDLPDHPPHPYNYTDRALIPPGPLEEALEPTFKATKLRRFRYNTSVEIIFQSTALLQSDSNPMHLHGYDFFVLAMGIGNYNPKTDPEKFNYHNPQLRNTVQVPRTGWAAVRFVTDNPGMWYLHCHFEFHIIMGMATAFIVENGPTPETSLPPPPPEFKRCGSNGLTQP, from the coding sequence ATGAACCAGACGCACCTGTGCAACACGACCAAGATTTACGTGGTGAACGGGCAGCTCCCGGGCCCCACCATCCACGTCACCGACGGCGACACGGTTGTCGTCCACGTCGTGAACCGTCTCCCTCATGGGCTCACCATCCACTGGCATGGCGTCCGGCAGATCAGGAGCTGCTGGTCCGATGGCGCCGGCTTCGTCACCGAATGCCCCATCCCTCCCGGCGGCAAGCACATGTACCGCTTCAACGTCACCGGCCAGGTTGGCACGCTATGGTGGCATGCCCACGTCACGTGCCTTCGTGCCACAGTCGCCGGCGCCTTCATCATCCGCCCCAAAGGCGGGAGGTACCCATTCCCGACGCCCGCCAAAGACGTCCCCATCATCATCGGTGAGTGGTGGCAGCTCGACCTCGTCGAGCTCGACAAGAGGATGCACGACGGTAACTTTGCCGACAACCCGTTGTCGGCGACCATCAACGGTAAGCTCGGCGACCTCAAGAACTGCTCCGGCAAGCCGGAGGAGAGCTTCGTCCTTGACGTGGTGCGCGGGGAGACATACCTGCTGCGGATCGTGAACACGGCCCTCTTTTCGGAGTACTACTTCAAGGTCGCTGGGCACACGTTCACGGTGGTGGGCGCCGACGGGTACTACCTGACACCGTACAAGACGGACATGGTGACCGTCGCGCCAGGGGAGGCCATCGACGTGCTCATGGCCGCCGACGCCCCGCCCGCACACTACCATATGGTTGCGCTCGCGAACCAGCCGCCGGAGCCTGACCCGCAGATCCCAGGGTTCGATTCCCGCGGCCTTGTCCGCTACGCCGGATCCTCCCACAACAACAATGGGTTGCCGGTGTCGACGCCGCTCATGCCCAGCCAGCATAACACCATGCCGTCCTACTACTTTCACAACAACCTCACTGGCCTCGCCCACCCAGACCGCCACCGCGTTCCCATGGACGTCGAGGAGCGCCTCTACTTCACGCTTGGCCTTGGCTCCATCTGCCGCAACGGCACGAAGACGTGCCAGCGCCGACGGAGTCGCGAGACCATTGTTGTGGCCACCATGAACAATGTGTCCTTCCGCCACCCGACCAACACGTCCCTCCTCGAGAGGTACTACGACGGCCGGACAAGTGGCCTGTACACGGAGGACCTTCCCGACCATCCACCGCACCCGTACAACTATACCGACCGCGCCCTGATCCCGCCGGGCCCACTGGAGGAGGCGCTGGAGCCGACGTTCAAGGCGACCAAGCTACGGAGATTCCGGTACAACACCTCAGTGGAGATCATCTTCCAGAGCACGGCACTGCTGCAGAGCGACTCAAACCCCATGCACCTCCATGGGTACGACTTCTTCGTCCTCGCCATGGGGATCGGCAACTACAACCCCAAAACagaccccgagaagttcaactaTCACAACCCACAGCTGAGGAACACGGTGCAGGTGCCCAGGACCGGCTGGGCTGCTGTGCGCTTCGTCACCGACAACCCCGGAATGTGGTACCTCCACTGCCATTTCGAGTTCCACATCATCATGGGCATGGCGACGGCGTTCATCGTGGAGAACGGGCCGACCCCGGAGACCAGCCTGCCCCCGCCGCCACCAGAATTCAAGAGGTGTGGCTCCAATGGCTTAACTCAGCCATAG
- the LOC141039301 gene encoding uncharacterized protein, translating into MNVWQSKADDYSIVQCAMLYGLEPGLQRRFERHGAYEMFQELKLIFQANAKIERYEVSNKFYSCKMEENTSVSEHILKMSGYNNHLIQLGVNLPDDSVIDRILQSLPPSYKSFVMNYNMQGMDKTIPELFAMLKAAEVEIKKEHQVLMVNKTTSFKKKGKGKKEGNFKKNSKQVAAQEKKPKPGPKPETECFYCKQTGHWKRNCPKYLADKKDGKLNKGTMD; encoded by the exons atgaacgtctggcagagcaaagctgatgactactcgatagttcagtgtgccatgctttacggcttagaaccgggtcttcaacgacgttttgaacgtcatggagcatatgagatgttccaggagttgaaattaatatttcaagcaaatgccaagattgagagatatgaagtctccaataagttctacagctgcaagatggaggagaatacttctgtcagtgagcatatactcaaaatgtccgggtataacaatcacttgattcaactgggagttaatcttccggatgatagcgtcattgacagaattcttcaatcactgccaccaagctacaaaagcttcgtgatgaactataacatgcaagggatggataagacgattcccgagctcttcgcaatgctaaaggctgcagaggtagaaatcaaaaaggagcatcaagtgttgatggtcaataaaaccaccagtttcaagaaaaagggcaaagggaagaaggaggggaacttcaagaagaacagcaagcaagttgctgctcaggagaagaaacccaagcctggacctaagcctgagactgagtgcttctactgcaagcagactggtcactggaagcggaactgccccaagtatttggcggataagaaggatggcaagctgaacaaag ggactatggattaa